One Dictyoglomus turgidum DSM 6724 DNA window includes the following coding sequences:
- a CDS encoding nucleotidyltransferase family protein, producing the protein MNKKLQNIIKTIESLKDKIKRDYKAEIVGIFGSYVRGEQKRGSDLDLLVKFYDGATLFEFVGLAIFLEEKLGIKKVDIVPYDTVKSEIRDKIFNEAIYL; encoded by the coding sequence ATGAACAAAAAATTGCAGAATATAATAAAAACTATTGAAAGCTTAAAAGATAAGATAAAAAGGGATTATAAGGCAGAAATAGTGGGAATATTTGGTTCTTATGTGCGTGGAGAGCAAAAAAGGGGAAGTGACCTTGATTTACTCGTGAAATTTTATGATGGGGCTACTCTTTTTGAGTTTGTAGGGCTTGCTATCTTCCTTGAAGAAAAACTTGGCATTAAAAAGGTTGATATTGTCCCTTATGATACGGTAAAATCTGAAATCAGAGATAAAATTTTTAATGAGGCAATCTATTTATGA
- a CDS encoding DUF86 domain-containing protein, which yields MVGFRDKLIHFYFGIKYEIVWETIKSKIPELIEDLGN from the coding sequence ATGGTAGGTTTTAGAGACAAACTTATTCATTTTTATTTTGGGATCAAATATGAAATTGTTTGGGAGACAATAAAATCAAAAATTCCGGAATTAATTGAAGATTTGGGAAACTAA
- a CDS encoding DEAD/DEAH box helicase family protein — protein sequence MKLEKYLVLNKYFLSLFGVEEFKDLKKELENTSPGYDSDGRSYFVNKLRSLDNLKIPHDDLLRYDENISNYVKKINEKREPKVTLKYFQYLAVLFTEIFLDNLKNRKQEFLYELNDFLGKYRQKEEITLLDNFSEDDLKKLAFWMATGSGKTLIAHINYYQFFHYRLFSPDNILFITPNEGLSKQHFEELQKSGIPCLLYGGSLNGGLKSEREILVIEMTKFVEEKKGGGVTLPIDTFEGKNLVFVDEGHKGRRSEEQKWARLRNELAKDGFTFEYSATFGQILSENQPDILKEYAKSIIFDYSYKYFYLDGYGKDFSVLNVKQAKISEQRFQETIFSANLLSFYQQLLVYEENKDLAKEHNLEKPLWIFVGTTVTGKEEESDVIQIVEFIKKAIEEEDWLKEQVDNILNGKTGLKDDKDEDVFSRKFEILKKKGVDFDDLQRKVFGGKGGFGIYELKNAEGELGLKVGENDYFGVINIGDVSGFKKELEKRGISVSEDAISGSLFEDIKRESSKINILIGSKKFIEGWDTWRVSSMGLLNIGRGQGPQIIQLFGRGVRLKGKGMTLKRSSEEKIKLLENLNIFAIKADYLSKFLEAISKEEIELETIEIPVKPQHEDKWASLQIPWKDESKKFEEAKVLPLEIDSTIHFTLELLPKVSEYLAKERKEAGIKTEELKVEPERERIPEDIIELLNWERIYREIYDFKIGRGYWNLIFDKEMLKNLLISDRYKISALPEILTVKTQEDVRRIEDIAILVLKKYIDMFYKKYARQFETDNLHYYTVGEQLPLFAFESSDGQYIYKVQVDKKEKELIQKIRNLVRDLNKLLKDEDETLPRVYFDKHLYVPILLQSKKIEKITPPGLVESEVRFVKGLREHLRSHQERFKECEIYLLRNFPKIGLGFQLQWHGFYPDFIMWLKAGNKQTIVFIDPKGLEHTKGLDDEKIQFAKEIKELERKLGKNNIRLESFILSKTNYQSLIDGISSPPEKDKYIENHVLFLEDNNWPEILFSSLMRKNAP from the coding sequence ATGAAACTTGAAAAATATCTCGTCTTAAACAAATATTTTCTCTCGCTTTTCGGCGTGGAGGAGTTTAAAGACTTAAAAAAGGAGTTAGAGAATACAAGTCCGGGCTATGATAGTGATGGCAGAAGTTATTTTGTCAATAAACTGAGGAGCCTGGATAATTTGAAAATCCCTCATGATGATCTTTTAAGATATGACGAAAATATCTCAAATTATGTCAAGAAAATAAATGAGAAGAGAGAGCCTAAGGTTACTCTTAAATACTTTCAATATTTAGCTGTCCTTTTCACGGAGATTTTCCTTGACAACTTAAAAAACAGAAAGCAGGAATTCCTGTATGAGCTTAACGATTTTCTTGGTAAATATAGACAGAAGGAGGAAATCACCCTCCTTGATAACTTCTCTGAGGATGACTTGAAAAAGCTTGCCTTCTGGATGGCAACTGGTTCAGGAAAAACATTAATTGCTCATATTAACTATTATCAATTCTTCCATTACCGATTATTCTCACCGGATAACATTCTTTTTATTACCCCAAATGAAGGTTTATCCAAACAGCATTTTGAGGAATTACAGAAGAGTGGAATCCCCTGCCTGCTCTATGGAGGGAGTCTAAATGGTGGTTTGAAAAGCGAAAGAGAAATTCTTGTCATTGAGATGACAAAATTTGTTGAAGAGAAAAAGGGAGGAGGTGTAACCCTACCCATTGATACTTTTGAAGGTAAAAATCTTGTATTTGTAGATGAAGGACATAAAGGCAGGAGGTCAGAAGAACAAAAATGGGCAAGATTAAGGAATGAACTTGCTAAAGATGGCTTTACCTTTGAATACAGTGCAACTTTTGGGCAGATTTTAAGTGAAAACCAGCCCGATATTCTTAAAGAATATGCCAAATCCATTATTTTTGATTATTCCTACAAATACTTTTATCTGGATGGCTATGGCAAAGACTTTTCTGTTTTGAATGTGAAGCAGGCAAAGATTTCTGAGCAGAGATTCCAGGAAACAATATTTTCTGCAAACCTTTTATCTTTCTACCAACAGCTTCTGGTTTATGAAGAAAACAAAGACTTGGCAAAAGAGCACAACCTTGAAAAACCACTATGGATATTTGTGGGAACAACAGTTACCGGTAAAGAAGAAGAGTCAGATGTTATCCAGATTGTGGAATTTATAAAGAAGGCAATAGAGGAAGAAGACTGGCTAAAAGAACAGGTAGATAACATTTTAAATGGTAAAACTGGATTAAAGGACGATAAAGATGAAGATGTGTTTAGCCGAAAGTTTGAAATTCTCAAGAAAAAAGGGGTTGATTTTGATGATCTTCAGAGGAAGGTTTTTGGTGGGAAAGGGGGATTTGGCATTTATGAGTTAAAAAATGCCGAAGGTGAACTTGGGTTAAAAGTAGGTGAAAATGATTACTTCGGCGTTATAAACATTGGCGATGTTTCTGGATTTAAAAAAGAGTTAGAAAAAAGGGGAATATCGGTTAGCGAGGATGCGATTTCAGGTTCACTCTTTGAAGACATTAAAAGGGAGAGCTCAAAGATTAATATTCTGATTGGTTCTAAAAAGTTTATTGAGGGCTGGGATACCTGGCGGGTATCCTCTATGGGTCTTTTAAATATAGGCAGAGGACAGGGGCCGCAGATTATTCAGCTTTTTGGTCGAGGGGTAAGATTAAAGGGCAAAGGGATGACGCTCAAAAGAAGTAGCGAGGAAAAGATTAAACTTCTGGAAAATCTTAATATTTTTGCAATTAAGGCAGATTATCTGAGCAAGTTCTTAGAGGCAATAAGTAAGGAAGAGATTGAGCTTGAGACCATTGAGATACCTGTTAAGCCACAACATGAAGATAAGTGGGCAAGCCTCCAGATTCCCTGGAAAGATGAAAGCAAGAAATTCGAAGAGGCGAAAGTTTTACCGTTAGAGATTGATAGCACGATTCATTTCACATTAGAGCTTTTGCCAAAGGTTTCTGAGTATTTAGCAAAGGAAAGAAAAGAGGCAGGAATAAAGACAGAGGAATTAAAGGTGGAGCCTGAAAGAGAAAGAATACCTGAAGACATTATAGAACTGCTTAACTGGGAAAGGATTTACCGCGAGATTTATGATTTTAAGATTGGGAGAGGATACTGGAATCTAATTTTTGATAAAGAGATGCTTAAGAATTTACTCATTTCAGATAGATACAAGATCTCCGCACTTCCAGAAATTTTAACTGTTAAGACCCAGGAAGATGTGAGGAGAATAGAAGACATAGCAATTTTGGTCCTTAAAAAATACATAGATATGTTTTATAAGAAATATGCCAGACAATTTGAGACAGATAATCTACACTATTACACTGTGGGGGAACAGTTGCCTCTATTTGCTTTTGAAAGCTCAGATGGACAGTATATCTACAAAGTGCAAGTAGACAAAAAAGAGAAGGAACTTATCCAGAAGATACGAAATCTGGTGAGGGATTTAAATAAATTACTTAAGGATGAAGATGAAACCCTGCCACGGGTTTATTTTGACAAGCACCTCTATGTACCAATCCTTCTTCAAAGTAAGAAGATAGAGAAGATAACTCCACCTGGGCTTGTTGAAAGTGAAGTAAGGTTTGTTAAAGGGTTGCGAGAACATTTAAGATCGCATCAGGAGCGATTTAAGGAATGTGAAATTTACTTGCTCCGCAACTTCCCGAAAATAGGCTTAGGTTTTCAACTTCAGTGGCATGGTTTTTATCCTGACTTTATTATGTGGCTAAAAGCGGGCAATAAACAGACTATTGTCTTTATTGACCCCAAAGGATTAGAACATACCAAAGGATTAGATGACGAGAAGATACAGTTTGCAAAAGAAATCAAAGAATTGGAACGAAAACTTGGCAAAAATAATATAAGACTGGAATCTTTCATACTTTCAAAGACTAACTATCAATCTTTAATAGATGGTATAAGTAGTCCACCAGAAAAAGACAAATACATAGAAAATCATGTCCTATTTTTAGAGGATAACAACTGGCCTGAAATATTATTTAGCAGTTTGATGAGGAAGAATGCACCATGA
- a CDS encoding SoxR reducing system RseC family protein, which yields MKEIGQVIEKNGIILKVKFSSSEACHSCGLCKINEEDLVLDVIDECNAKIGDFVMVEVERKDFYQVTFLIYLFPLISFILGVLIGYLIGERYRLDTQLLGLSIGLVFTVLSYPLIKSIYKKLSQKQKFIPVAKKIV from the coding sequence ATGAAAGAAATTGGCCAAGTAATTGAAAAAAATGGAATAATACTAAAAGTTAAGTTTAGTTCATCAGAAGCATGCCACAGTTGTGGACTATGTAAGATTAATGAAGAAGACTTAGTACTCGATGTTATTGACGAGTGCAACGCTAAAATAGGAGATTTTGTTATGGTAGAAGTAGAGAGAAAAGATTTTTACCAAGTTACTTTTTTAATATATTTATTTCCCCTTATTTCTTTTATTTTAGGAGTTCTAATAGGATATTTAATTGGAGAAAGGTACAGACTTGATACCCAACTTCTAGGACTTTCCATAGGTTTAGTCTTTACCGTCTTGAGTTATCCTCTAATAAAGTCTATATATAAGAAGCTTTCCCAAAAACAAAAATTTATCCCAGTCGCAAAAAAAATTGTTTAA
- a CDS encoding glutamate-5-semialdehyde dehydrogenase: protein MENLIEKLKKAKVSSYTLALLNTNEKNEALRAIANNIEKNIDKIIKENEKDLKRGEEKGLSKAVLDRILLNEKRLRDIIKSIDDVIKLPDPVGEIVSMQKRPNGILVGQMRVPIGVIAIIYEARPNVTVDATILALKSGNAIVLRGSSDALNSNIIITEIMKEALSNTKVPPDTVQIIESPEHSVVEELLQMVDYIDVAIPRGSAKFIKHVMNISKVPVIETGAGNNHIYVEEDADFEMARKIIINAKVQRPSVCNAIEKLLIHKNIAEEFLPIIAKDLREYNVEIRGCKRTLKILTDAIPATEEDWYTEYLDYIIAIKIVESIDEAIEHINKYNTKHSEAIITKDYYKALKFLRMVDAAAVYVNASTRFTDGGEFGLGAEIGISTQKLHARGPMGLKELTTTKYVILGEGQIRE, encoded by the coding sequence GTGGAGAATCTTATAGAAAAACTCAAAAAAGCCAAAGTTTCAAGTTATACCCTTGCTCTCCTAAATACTAATGAAAAAAATGAAGCATTACGTGCCATAGCAAACAACATAGAAAAAAATATAGATAAAATCATAAAGGAAAATGAAAAGGATTTAAAAAGAGGCGAAGAAAAAGGACTAAGTAAGGCAGTACTTGACAGAATACTTCTTAACGAAAAAAGACTAAGAGATATAATAAAAAGCATAGATGATGTCATAAAACTCCCAGACCCTGTTGGAGAAATAGTATCCATGCAAAAAAGGCCCAATGGAATCCTTGTGGGACAAATGAGAGTTCCTATTGGGGTCATTGCCATAATTTATGAGGCAAGACCAAATGTAACTGTAGACGCTACAATTCTTGCTCTTAAATCAGGAAATGCCATTGTATTAAGAGGAAGCTCTGATGCTTTAAATTCAAATATCATCATCACTGAGATCATGAAAGAAGCGTTATCAAATACAAAGGTTCCTCCAGATACAGTACAGATAATTGAGTCTCCAGAGCATTCTGTGGTAGAAGAACTTTTACAGATGGTGGACTATATTGATGTGGCAATACCCCGTGGAAGTGCAAAATTTATCAAACATGTCATGAATATCTCGAAGGTTCCTGTAATTGAGACAGGAGCAGGAAACAATCACATTTATGTGGAAGAGGATGCAGATTTTGAAATGGCACGAAAAATAATAATAAATGCAAAAGTTCAGAGACCTTCAGTATGTAATGCTATTGAAAAGCTTCTAATACACAAAAATATTGCAGAAGAATTCTTACCGATAATAGCTAAAGATCTAAGAGAATACAACGTAGAGATAAGAGGATGCAAAAGAACTTTAAAGATACTAACAGATGCTATACCAGCCACAGAAGAAGACTGGTACACAGAGTATTTAGATTACATAATTGCAATAAAGATTGTAGAATCTATTGATGAAGCAATAGAGCATATCAATAAATATAATACCAAACACTCGGAAGCAATTATAACTAAAGACTATTACAAAGCATTAAAATTCCTAAGAATGGTAGATGCTGCAGCAGTATATGTAAATGCTTCTACAAGATTTACTGATGGGGGAGAATTTGGTTTAGGAGCTGAAATAGGAATATCTACCCAAAAACTACATGCGAGAGGGCCTATGGGCCTTAAAGAACTAACTACAACAAAATATGTTATTTTAGGTGAGGGCCAAATAAGAGAGTAA
- the proC gene encoding pyrroline-5-carboxylate reductase produces MKLGIIGGGMMGEAILSGIIDSNFLKNDEIIVSEPIEKRREYLRDKYNVEVISDNKLIAKKAKYILIAVKPQNIKDVLKEISPNIDENKTIISIAAGVKISLIKRYLNKFKCIIRIMPNLPCTVKKGAIALTFDKYDKEEVEFVKNLFSTIGSVWIVDEKYFDTITALTGSGPAFVSTILQGFTLSGVKGGLSYDISKEMVLKLFEGVIEYIREKNLSFEEVVKMTSSPAGTTIMGLETLHKEGIVGIIMEAITSAKLRSEEISKYLEEGEA; encoded by the coding sequence ATGAAGCTAGGGATAATTGGTGGAGGAATGATGGGAGAAGCCATTCTTTCAGGAATAATTGATAGCAATTTCTTGAAAAATGATGAAATAATAGTTTCAGAACCTATAGAGAAAAGAAGAGAATATCTAAGAGATAAGTACAATGTAGAAGTTATTTCAGATAATAAGCTTATTGCTAAAAAAGCTAAATACATCCTTATTGCTGTAAAACCACAAAACATTAAAGATGTTTTAAAAGAAATCAGCCCCAATATAGATGAAAATAAAACTATTATTTCTATTGCTGCAGGAGTAAAAATATCCTTGATAAAGAGATATTTAAATAAATTTAAATGCATTATAAGAATAATGCCTAATCTACCTTGTACCGTCAAGAAAGGAGCTATTGCTTTAACTTTTGATAAATACGATAAGGAAGAAGTGGAATTTGTAAAAAATCTATTTTCTACTATAGGAAGTGTTTGGATTGTTGATGAGAAATATTTTGATACTATCACTGCCTTAACAGGAAGTGGTCCTGCTTTTGTTTCTACCATTCTTCAGGGTTTTACTCTTTCGGGGGTTAAAGGAGGACTTTCTTATGACATTTCTAAGGAGATGGTATTAAAGCTCTTTGAGGGAGTAATTGAATATATAAGAGAAAAAAATCTATCTTTTGAAGAAGTAGTAAAAATGACAAGCTCTCCAGCAGGAACAACTATTATGGGACTTGAAACATTGCATAAAGAGGGAATAGTTGGAATAATTATGGAAGCAATAACGTCAGCTAAATTAAGAAGTGAAGAAATAAGTAAATATTTAGAGGAGGGAGAAGCATGA
- a CDS encoding S1C family serine protease has product MRRERGVWQVLLIIFILGALIGGFIGSVGGYYLLNKNSPASSETKINNVVPTQEVYIPSSLGAFEKDIVAVVKKSMPAVVNISTITLVEDFFFGIYPSSGVGSGFIIDPKGYILTNYHVVEGARKIDVTLSEGKKYSGRVVGYDKRSDLAVIKIDAENLPALPLGDSDKLEPGQFAIAIGNPYGLNRTVTLGIVSALNRTIVEPNGVRLENLIQTDAAINPGNSGGPLINIKGEVIGINTAIKSDAQGIGFAIPINKAKQIADKLIKEGKITYPWLGIRGYAITSDMLDYIKFPVDKGVVIAEVVPGSPADKAGLKGGDRIIYVDSTQIIVGGDIITKIDGKPVESMEELRSEIQKRKVGDTVVITYIRSGKEYTVKIQLEAMPDNLSG; this is encoded by the coding sequence ATGAGGAGAGAAAGAGGAGTATGGCAGGTTCTGTTAATCATATTCATACTGGGAGCCTTAATAGGCGGCTTCATTGGAAGTGTAGGAGGATACTATTTATTAAATAAGAATTCCCCTGCATCAAGTGAAACGAAGATAAATAACGTGGTTCCAACCCAAGAAGTGTATATACCAAGTTCTCTTGGAGCTTTTGAAAAGGATATTGTTGCTGTAGTTAAAAAATCAATGCCTGCAGTAGTAAACATAAGTACCATAACCTTAGTTGAAGATTTCTTCTTTGGTATATATCCATCTTCAGGAGTTGGTTCTGGTTTCATTATTGACCCTAAAGGATATATTCTAACCAATTACCACGTGGTAGAAGGAGCAAGAAAAATTGATGTTACTTTATCAGAAGGGAAGAAATACTCAGGAAGAGTAGTTGGATATGACAAGAGATCAGATCTTGCGGTAATAAAGATTGATGCTGAAAATTTACCTGCCCTTCCTTTAGGGGATTCTGATAAATTAGAACCTGGACAATTTGCTATAGCAATTGGAAACCCTTATGGTTTAAATAGAACGGTAACCCTTGGTATTGTAAGCGCTCTTAATAGAACTATTGTGGAACCCAATGGTGTAAGACTTGAAAATCTTATTCAAACTGATGCCGCAATTAATCCTGGAAACAGTGGTGGACCATTAATAAACATTAAAGGAGAAGTTATAGGAATAAATACAGCTATAAAAAGCGATGCTCAGGGGATTGGATTTGCAATTCCTATTAATAAAGCAAAACAGATTGCAGATAAACTAATAAAAGAAGGAAAGATAACCTATCCATGGTTAGGAATAAGAGGCTATGCTATTACCTCTGATATGCTTGATTATATAAAATTCCCTGTAGATAAAGGTGTGGTGATAGCAGAGGTAGTACCGGGAAGTCCTGCAGACAAAGCAGGATTGAAGGGCGGAGATAGAATAATCTATGTAGACAGTACTCAAATCATTGTAGGAGGAGATATTATCACAAAGATTGACGGAAAACCCGTAGAAAGTATGGAGGAACTAAGATCGGAGATCCAAAAGAGAAAAGTTGGAGACACTGTTGTCATTACATATATAAGAAGCGGGAAAGAATATACAGTAAAGATACAATTAGAAGCAATGCCTGATAATTTGAGTGGATAA
- a CDS encoding 23S rRNA (pseudouridine(1915)-N(3))-methyltransferase RlmH produces the protein MQFKILVVGKLRNEFIKAGVNEYLKRLLPFINIKIEFLPSFSELPEKMALLKEEEIILKNIKNNEFIIILDKNGEKLSSEEFSNKLFKLTTLNPQITFVIGGIYGVSENIKKSSKFLLSLSPMTFTHEFALLILLEQIYRAFKINRNEPYHY, from the coding sequence TTGCAGTTTAAAATTCTTGTAGTAGGAAAGTTGAGAAACGAATTTATAAAGGCAGGAGTCAATGAATATTTGAAAAGACTCCTGCCTTTTATAAATATAAAAATTGAATTTCTACCGAGTTTCTCAGAACTTCCCGAGAAAATGGCTTTATTAAAGGAAGAAGAAATTATTCTCAAAAATATAAAGAATAATGAATTTATAATAATCTTAGACAAAAATGGAGAAAAATTATCTTCTGAAGAATTCTCAAACAAACTTTTTAAGCTTACCACATTAAATCCACAAATTACCTTCGTAATTGGAGGTATATACGGAGTTTCAGAAAATATTAAAAAAAGTTCAAAATTTCTTTTATCCTTATCTCCTATGACTTTTACCCACGAATTTGCCCTTTTAATCTTATTAGAGCAGATCTATCGTGCTTTTAAAATAAATAGGAATGAGCCTTATCACTATTAG
- a CDS encoding LptF/LptG family permease codes for MKIISRYFLQNFIPVFFVGLLLFTTILLVSPLFIIMDLVVARSIPLKTALELFITKIPPYLTYTFPMAIFLAVVYVIGQFSEHGEIMAMKASGASIKYFLPAILMFSLSAQLIMFYVNEFVAPKAYEREKILMNKAYNNVIMPSRENVFFNENNSFYFFRKVDPKNKKFEDILLIELLEKGNVRLIIHAEKALWDEFKGWTFMNGEVYSLNKEGEMIFQGKFKEYKVTLNRAPYQLVPSSKPVEEMSIFEIVDQIRLLEGTGLNLNNLKTEFHIRIALPFTCPIFAILALGLGLNMGKGGRSLSFGLSVISIFVYYIIFSIGRSLAKAGIVPYFLGAWLGNIVFLIIGIYLLNKKR; via the coding sequence ATGAAGATAATTTCAAGGTATTTTCTCCAAAATTTTATACCTGTTTTTTTTGTTGGATTGTTACTTTTTACTACAATTTTGCTGGTCTCTCCTCTTTTTATAATAATGGATCTTGTGGTTGCAAGATCTATACCCTTGAAGACTGCTCTTGAGTTATTTATTACCAAAATTCCACCTTATTTAACATATACCTTTCCTATGGCCATATTTCTTGCTGTGGTTTATGTGATAGGTCAGTTTAGTGAACATGGTGAGATAATGGCAATGAAGGCTTCTGGAGCTTCTATCAAATATTTTTTACCAGCCATACTTATGTTTTCTCTTTCTGCCCAATTAATTATGTTTTATGTTAATGAATTTGTAGCGCCAAAAGCTTATGAGAGAGAAAAAATACTAATGAATAAGGCCTACAATAACGTTATTATGCCAAGTAGAGAAAATGTATTTTTTAATGAAAATAATAGTTTTTACTTTTTTAGAAAAGTGGATCCTAAAAATAAGAAATTTGAAGATATTCTTTTAATAGAACTTCTTGAGAAAGGTAATGTCAGATTAATAATCCATGCCGAGAAAGCATTATGGGACGAGTTTAAAGGATGGACTTTTATGAATGGAGAAGTATATTCCTTGAATAAGGAAGGGGAAATGATATTTCAAGGAAAATTTAAGGAATATAAAGTGACTTTAAATAGAGCTCCATATCAGTTAGTACCATCTTCAAAACCGGTTGAAGAGATGAGTATATTTGAAATTGTAGATCAAATTAGGCTTTTAGAGGGAACAGGTTTGAACTTAAATAACTTGAAGACGGAATTTCATATTAGAATTGCTTTGCCTTTTACTTGTCCTATATTTGCAATTCTTGCTCTTGGACTTGGCTTAAACATGGGAAAAGGAGGAAGATCATTAAGTTTTGGACTCAGTGTGATTTCAATTTTTGTATACTACATTATTTTTTCCATAGGAAGATCCTTAGCAAAGGCAGGTATAGTCCCATACTTTTTGGGAGCTTGGCTTGGAAATATAGTTTTTCTTATTATTGGAATTTACCTTCTAAATAAAAAGCGCTAA